From the genome of Spirosomataceae bacterium TFI 002, one region includes:
- a CDS encoding Microcystin-dependent protein yields MEPFIGQLLLFAGNFAPRGWAFCQGQLLPISQNTALFSILGTLYGGDGETTFGLPDLRGRVPVGVGSGPGLSPKSIGQKFGNENHTITESQLPPHSHAINATSKPPSQNTPQGASLASGDRVTPMDNIYAPAGANNIPMAPTGNTGSGQAFNISQPSLGMNYIIALQGIFPSPN; encoded by the coding sequence ATGGAACCATTTATAGGACAACTTTTATTATTCGCTGGTAATTTTGCTCCAAGGGGTTGGGCATTTTGTCAGGGCCAATTATTGCCAATTTCTCAAAATACTGCTCTGTTTTCTATTTTAGGAACTTTATACGGTGGAGATGGCGAAACCACATTCGGTTTGCCGGATTTACGCGGAAGAGTACCCGTGGGGGTTGGGAGTGGCCCAGGTTTATCGCCGAAAAGTATTGGTCAAAAATTTGGAAACGAAAATCACACTATAACTGAGAGTCAATTGCCGCCACATTCGCATGCGATTAATGCAACAAGTAAACCACCTTCTCAAAATACGCCCCAAGGAGCAAGTTTAGCCAGTGGAGATAGAGTTACTCCTATGGATAATATTTATGCTCCTGCAGGTGCAAATAATATTCCCATGGCTCCAACTGGAAACACAGGAAGTGGGCAGGCTTTTAATATCTCACAGCCTTCATTGGGAATGAATTATATCATTGCTCTTCAGGGTATTTTTCCTTCTCCCAATTGA